The nucleotide sequence ATCTCTATTCACCAAAAAATTATAAAAACTTCATCATAATTACCGATCCAAAAAGCCCTCTTGAAGAGTATGCTAATTTGCATAATATAACTGTTTTCAATATCCCAAAAAATGTCGGCGGACGCTTTAGTGTATTATCTGCTATAGGGCTTGTGCCGCTTGGATTATGCGGAGCAGATACGCCATCTTTGTTAGCTGGCGCTGTATCTTGTAAAAAGCAGTTTTTAGAAGAAGATGATGATAGTTTAATTTTACAAAAAGCATACCATTATGCAACACATAAAAGTGCTAAGATAAATGTAGTTTTTAGCTATAGTGAAAGATTTCATAGTTTTAATGATTGGTATGTTCAGTTATGGGCTGAGAGTCTAGGTAAAAAGCGCGGTTATAAGCGAATGGGACTTACTCCAGTTGGACTCATAGGAAGCAAAGATCAACACTCGTTTTTGCAGCTTATAATGGAAGGAGTAAAAGATAAAACAGTTACATTTTTGATTTTAAAAGATCATTTAAGTAGCATTTGTATTCCAAATTTAAAACTTGAGTACTTAGATGATTGTGATTTTGTAAATGAAGTACCTATGAGTACGCTTTTAAACGCTCAAGCTAAATCTACCATTCAAGCTTTACTTAGTGAAAATATCAGTATAGATACGATTGTTGTTGATAGATTAGATGAGTGGCATTCTGGTTGGCTCATTTACTATTACGAGCTTCTTACAAGCGCTACTGGGCTTATGTTAGGAGTAAATACATATGACCAGCCCGGAGTTGAAGCTTCCAAAAGAATACTAAAAAATTTACTATCAAATAACTAATTTTATCTGCTTGCATTTTGATAATGATTACTCAACAAATATAGTTTAAAATAGGCAATATTTATTTTTTATTTATCATTTAAACTATATAATTTACCCAATGAGAGATTCTATATCTAAATAATAAAAATTCTTATCTAAGATTTATTTCTTTTTAAGAATAATTTGATATAATTCTCGAAATTAAAAAATAAAGGATACAAAATGACAAATGTAGTTAAACAACTTAACCAAATTCAAGCAGACGCTCATGCGTTTTTCATTGCGTTTCATGACTATCACTGGAATGTAAAAGGTCTTCAATTTTTCTCAATCCACGAATATACTGAAAAAGCGTACGAAGAGATGGCAGAGCTATTTGATGATGTAGCTGAAAGAGCTATACAAATCGGCGGAAAAGCTATTTTAAAATCTGAAGAGCTAGTAAAACTTGCACATGCTCCTGTAATGCAAAAAGATAGCTACACTGCTATAGAAGTTATAGAACAATTAAGAGTAGCTTATAAACATCTTGTTGAAGAGTTTAAAAAGCTTGAAGCTGCTGCTGAAAAAGCTGGAGATACAACAACTGCAAATATCGCTCAAGACCATTACGGTTCATATGAGAAGAAAATTTGGATGCTTAACGCTACTTTAGCGTAATTTTTGATATTAAAACTTGATACTTTGATATAAAGGCGGATCGATCCGCCTTTTTTTGTTTATTTTGCTGCAGCTTCTACTTCGATATTTATCTTGATTTCATCACCTAAAGTTAATGTACTTGTATCTGGAGCAAAGTTGAAATCGCTTCTTTTTATCTTGCCCTCAAGGCTAAATCCAACGATTTGAATTCCTTTTTGATTTTTGCTTTGTCCGCCAAATTCATAGTTTAAAGTTACTGGTTTTGTTACATTTTTTATAGTTAAATTTCCTATAACTTTGCCTTCATTATCACCATCTTTTTTAAATTCGGTCATAACAAATTTCATTTCAGGAAATTTAGCAATATCGAAAAAATCAGCTTGTTTTAGATGATTATCTCTTGCGGTGTTGCTTGTATTTATAGAATCAACATTTATTACAGCGTCTATCTTTTTTGGTATCGCGTTTTCTATATCAACAATTCCGCTAAATTTGTCAAATGATCCTGTTACGTTGCTCACGCTTAGGTGTTTGATTTTGAAATTTGTACTTGAATGAGTAACATCTATATCGTAGTTTGCTGCGTTTGCAAAACCTACTAAAAGCATTGCACACAACGCAGATCCAAATAGTCTCTTTGTCATTTTTTTCCTTTTTTATGAAGTATTAATGATTGTACAATATTAAATACAATTAATATTAAATTTCAATACAATAAATATACTATTTAATAATTTTTTAAATTTTATTAACTCCGTTAGTTATTATAAATTTAAAAATATTACTAAATTTTATACAAAGCAGATGTTGTTTCTATCATTCTTTGATAAAGTTATGGTTTTTTAAATTTAAAGTAAGTTGATTTGTAAATTTTTCTATGTGCAAATCCCTTTTTATGCCATCTCTTTGTTTTACACCCCACATAGACTCAGGAAAAAAGCTATCATCTTTAAATCTAGCTTGAATATGGATATGAACTTTTGGAACGTAATTAGCAAAACTTGCCCAATTTATTTTATCAGCGCAGTAGAAATCAAGCATAGTTTTTTCAGTAATCAAAGCCGCTTCAAATAGCCATTTTCTAGTCATTTCATCAGTATCGCTAATCTCTTTAAATTCTTTTTTTGTAAATACCTTCACCCAAGGAATTTCGCTTTTTTCAAGCTCGATGTAGATAATTTCATCTTCGTATATCATAGTTTTACTCTCGCTTTTATGATTTGTTCTTTTAAGTTAAGGCTTGCTTTTTCAAAGCTTGTTTCATCAAAGTTTTCTAGATTAAAAAAATGTAAGTCTTTAAACTGTTTTTTTAAGTAATTCTCACTTAACTCATCTTTAGAACCGCTAAAAATAACTCCCAAAATCTCTAAATTTCTCATTTTTAAAGCTTCTATACTTAAAATCGTGTGATTTATGCTACCAAGATAGTTTTTAGAAACTAAAAATGTAGGAAGATTTGCTGTTTTGATATAGTCTATCATGTAAGATTTGTCATCAAGCGGACAGTAAAGTCCTCCTGCTAACTCGACTAGAATAGAGTTTGGTTTTGGAATTTTTATTTTAAGTCCGTCAAATTTGATATTCTCTTTCATCATTCCTATATGCGGACTAGCTGGGGTTTGTAGCATTATGCCAGGAGCGTATGATATGAGATTTGGTACGATTTTTTTTACAAAACTCTCATCAGTTATGCTTCCTGCTTGTATCAATTTAAAATACTCATACGAAAACGCATAACACAAAGCCGCACTTACGCAGCTTTTTCCAGCATCTGTATGAATACCGCTGATGCAGATATTTCTCATTTTTTACCTTTTTTTGCAGATTATATTTGTAAATTTATAAGTTAGTCTAAAATCATCATTAAAATGCGTTTCAAGGCTTTTTAAATTTGATTTGGTTAGCTTGAAACTTCCGTTTAAGTTATTTACTCCTGTTTGTTTAAGATGAGTTAAAAGTTCTTTTAAACTATCAAATTTAGCTGTAAATTCTCCATTTTTATGCTCTAAAATATCAAATTTAGTTCCAAAAATATCTCTGATTTGATCAGCATTTTTATAGTTTAAACTCTCTTTAGTAAAGCTTGAAAGTTCATTTAAAGTTCCATTTATAAATATAGAAAATGCGAGTATTCCGTTATTTTCTAGGCTTAAAAATATCTTATCGCATAGTTTTTCAAGCTCACCAATCCATTGAAATACCGAGCTTGATATGATTATATCAATGTTTTTTGGCATTTCTTTGGTAGTTATATCTCCGATATCTGTGCAAAAATCATTCATAAATTCACTTTTATAAATATCATTAAGAATTAAATTTTCATAATTAAAACTTTGTATAAAAAGCTTTGTTAAAACTCCGCTTCCAGCACCGATCTCATAAACGTTTTTAAAATTTTTTCTATAGTTTTTTAGTAAATTTATAAGATTAAGAGCGGCAAATTTCTGAGCAACTGCAAATTTTTCGTAGTTGATAGCTTTTTCAAATTTCAACTATATCTCCAAAGCTTTTGAAGTTAAAAAACGCAAAATGCGGGGCATTTATATATATTTTTTGGCACGAAAAGTACTCTGACGCTTTTGGTGGAAAGATCAGATCTTTTTTGCTTATGATCGCTTTGTCCCAACAAATGTTATTATCACACGGTTTTATAGCGTTTTTATAGAGATTAATTAGTTCAAGTTTCGCATTTTTATTGAACTCAAAATTTGAGATTTTTTCTGGCGGAATTCCTAAAAAACAGAGCTTTTTGAAGCTTTCAAAATTATAATTCGTTATTGTTTTATAAAAATTACCAGCGTTTATACCGTATTTGTCATCTATACCAAACGGAGTTCCGTTTATGGCTATTGATTTTTTTAAAGGTATATTTTTTAATACCAAATTCGCAGCCCAAACTCCCATCGACCAAGACACTAGATAAATATCTTTATCTTTTAAAAAACTATCATCAAAACTAAGCTCGCTATAGTCGTAAATAACAGCTAAAGAGTAATCTCCTACTTCTAAATGTTTTATGCAATCAGCCATAAACGAGTAGCCTAAAAATAGCAAAATCAGCTTTTCACCGTCTTTTTTAATGAGATCTATTTTCATCTAAAATCTTTTTTAAATTTGATAATTCGTTTGTTTCTATATCGCCTCTTAAGCTTATCCTAAGTCTTGAATTATGCTTAGGTACTGTTGGAGGACGGATCGCTGGTACGAAGTATCCTGAGTCAAAAATTTTATTTGCAAGTTTTAAAGTTTTATCGTTTTCATAGGTCATAAATGGGCAGATGTGAGTTGTACCAAGACCTAAAAATTCGATATTTTTTTCTAAATTTAACCTTTCGCGGCTAAAATTTTTGTTTAGTATAAAGTTCGTCCATGCTACATTTATACTAGGAATCGCAGTCGAGTAAATCAGGCTTCTAGCTGAATTTATAAAAATATCTTTGTACTCTTTATGGCTAAGTATAACAGCTCCTTCTCCTCCGACTGCTTTGCTAAGAGTTACAAGCAAAAAATCCACATCGGTATCTGTTTGAGTGCTTTTTGCTAGGCTTAATTCGTCTTTGATAAAAAATGAGTGAGCTTCATCGATATAAAGTAGCACATTTTTATACCGTTTTTTTATATTTGCAAGATGTTTGATATCTAGCAAATCCCCATCCATACTGAAAATCGCCTCTGTTAGTATTATAATAGTTTTAAATTTATCGTGATTTTGTTCGAGTAAATTTTGAAGCGTTGAAAGGTCGTTGTGAGGATATCTTTTGAAATTTGCTCCGGCTAATTTTAGAGCGTCTATCATGCTAGCGTGAGCTAATTTATCAGCTAAAAATAGAGTATCTGGGCTATTTATAGCTGATATGCAGCTCAAATTTGCACAGTATCCGGAGTTGAAAATTGTTGCTTTTTTACCTTCAAATTTCGATTCAAACCAGCTTTCAAGTTCGTTGAATTCGC is from Campylobacter fetus subsp. testudinum 03-427 and encodes:
- the pgi gene encoding phosphoglucose isomerase (Pfam match to PF00342.15 PGI), giving the protein MVVNELKFPFKDIQNISSYARRMNEELNSDEIGYYHLPSFGEEISEKLTLYRKNVNFNTVVLIGVGGSSLGVKALYEMLNLKTKLIFLDNLDPFYIEDKLKDIEFDSSIFILSSKSGTTIEPISIYKYILDLYSPKNYKNFIIITDPKSPLEEYANLHNITVFNIPKNVGGRFSVLSAIGLVPLGLCGADTPSLLAGAVSCKKQFLEEDDDSLILQKAYHYATHKSAKINVVFSYSERFHSFNDWYVQLWAESLGKKRGYKRMGLTPVGLIGSKDQHSFLQLIMEGVKDKTVTFLILKDHLSSICIPNLKLEYLDDCDFVNEVPMSTLLNAQAKSTIQALLSENISIDTIVVDRLDEWHSGWLIYYYELLTSATGLMLGVNTYDQPGVEASKRILKNLLSNN
- a CDS encoding putative protein (DUF452 domain) (Pfam match to PF04301.9 DUF452), whose product is MKIDLIKKDGEKLILLFLGYSFMADCIKHLEVGDYSLAVIYDYSELSFDDSFLKDKDIYLVSWSMGVWAANLVLKNIPLKKSIAINGTPFGIDDKYGINAGNFYKTITNYNFESFKKLCFLGIPPEKISNFEFNKNAKLELINLYKNAIKPCDNNICWDKAIISKKDLIFPPKASEYFSCQKIYINAPHFAFFNFKSFGDIVEI
- the bioD gene encoding dethiobiotin synthetase (Pfam match to PF13500.2 AAA_26), which codes for MRNICISGIHTDAGKSCVSAALCYAFSYEYFKLIQAGSITDESFVKKIVPNLISYAPGIMLQTPASPHIGMMKENIKFDGLKIKIPKPNSILVELAGGLYCPLDDKSYMIDYIKTANLPTFLVSKNYLGSINHTILSIEALKMRNLEILGVIFSGSKDELSENYLKKQFKDLHFFNLENFDETSFEKASLNLKEQIIKARVKL
- a CDS encoding HIT family protein — its product is MIYEDEIIYIELEKSEIPWVKVFTKKEFKEISDTDEMTRKWLFEAALITEKTMLDFYCADKINWASFANYVPKVHIHIQARFKDDSFFPESMWGVKQRDGIKRDLHIEKFTNQLTLNLKNHNFIKE
- a CDS encoding DNA-binding ferritin-like protein (Pfam match to PF00210.20 Ferritin), whose amino-acid sequence is MTNVVKQLNQIQADAHAFFIAFHDYHWNVKGLQFFSIHEYTEKAYEEMAELFDDVAERAIQIGGKAILKSEELVKLAHAPVMQKDSYTAIEVIEQLRVAYKHLVEEFKKLEAAAEKAGDTTTANIAQDHYGSYEKKIWMLNATLA
- a CDS encoding putative periplasmic protein (YceI-like domain) (Pfam match to PF04264.9 YceI) is translated as MTKRLFGSALCAMLLVGFANAANYDIDVTHSSTNFKIKHLSVSNVTGSFDKFSGIVDIENAIPKKIDAVINVDSINTSNTARDNHLKQADFFDIAKFPEMKFVMTEFKKDGDNEGKVIGNLTIKNVTKPVTLNYEFGGQSKNQKGIQIVGFSLEGKIKRSDFNFAPDTSTLTLGDEIKINIEVEAAAK
- the bioC gene encoding malonyl-[acp] methyltransferase, which translates into the protein MKFEKAINYEKFAVAQKFAALNLINLLKNYRKNFKNVYEIGAGSGVLTKLFIQSFNYENLILNDIYKSEFMNDFCTDIGDITTKEMPKNIDIIISSSVFQWIGELEKLCDKIFLSLENNGILAFSIFINGTLNELSSFTKESLNYKNADQIRDIFGTKFDILEHKNGEFTAKFDSLKELLTHLKQTGVNNLNGSFKLTKSNLKSLETHFNDDFRLTYKFTNIICKKR
- the bioF gene encoding 8-amino-7-oxononanoate synthase (Pfam match to PF00155.17 Aminotran_1_2); this translates as MFDIKKAKQESNFRELKISQSHSKFINYKGKTLLNLGSNDYLGIATNISLRDEFLTIAKNKEWFFGSGASRLVYTSSSEFNELESWFESKFEGKKATIFNSGYCANLSCISAINSPDTLFLADKLAHASMIDALKLAGANFKRYPHNDLSTLQNLLEQNHDKFKTIIILTEAIFSMDGDLLDIKHLANIKKRYKNVLLYIDEAHSFFIKDELSLAKSTQTDTDVDFLLVTLSKAVGGEGAVILSHKEYKDIFINSARSLIYSTAIPSINVAWTNFILNKNFSRERLNLEKNIEFLGLGTTHICPFMTYENDKTLKLANKIFDSGYFVPAIRPPTVPKHNSRLRISLRGDIETNELSNLKKILDENRSH